A single window of Methylobacterium nodulans ORS 2060 DNA harbors:
- a CDS encoding terminase large subunit encodes MPISGPSRSDPTTAWAEDVVAGRIVAGELVRHAAERHLRDRRDGARRGLHWRPEIAARALGFLPAVLTITAGAKAGEPFVPLPWHTFVIGSLFGWRKDSGRMRFRAGWLETGKGQAKSPLMAAVGLYLMGWAGIPRSEVYAIGQDRATANVLFGDAVAMCRAPIPGAEDDSDTLEQRGEVVIRGEGDNAWKIEHIETGSKFRALANGEAVSGPRPTAVLADEIHEFKANAAIETWRRAVAKMPGDALMLLGTNTPATTQIVGTDYSEFYQKVARGEIQDDEAFAFIARVDKADRESVFEDESCWPKALPALGITFPIENIRGEVNTAKQLLSTALSVKRLYFGIPIGATAFWIAEEAWVAVQGKVDAQALRGQPCWLALDLSKKNDLTALTAVWVGGDGHHFAKTWYWTTREGIADRARADQAPYDQWAERPEETGLVAVPGAVIDKTFVAAEVARLVAEHDVQFLAFDPAGMADFEAACEEIGLPVWRYQGPGEPEGEGLKLVAHGQGKRIVFEDRALCMPRSIERLEDLILTGGIAIDASPVTYACAANAHVDADGQGNRAFDKKRSRGRIDGLVTIAMAVGAASADLPDSGPSVYETRGILEIEIDAI; translated from the coding sequence ATGCCTATCTCAGGCCCGTCGCGAAGTGATCCCACGACCGCCTGGGCGGAAGACGTCGTCGCCGGGCGGATCGTGGCCGGCGAGCTGGTGCGCCATGCCGCCGAGCGGCACCTGCGCGACCGGCGCGATGGAGCCCGGCGTGGGTTGCACTGGCGGCCGGAGATCGCAGCCCGGGCGCTCGGCTTCCTGCCGGCCGTCCTGACCATCACGGCGGGCGCCAAGGCCGGCGAGCCGTTCGTGCCGCTGCCCTGGCACACCTTCGTGATCGGCTCGCTGTTCGGCTGGCGCAAGGACAGCGGTCGGATGCGCTTCCGTGCCGGCTGGCTGGAGACCGGCAAGGGCCAGGCGAAGTCGCCGCTGATGGCCGCGGTTGGGCTCTACCTGATGGGCTGGGCCGGCATTCCGCGGTCCGAGGTCTACGCGATCGGGCAGGACCGGGCCACCGCCAACGTGCTGTTCGGGGACGCGGTGGCGATGTGCCGGGCGCCGATCCCCGGAGCCGAGGACGACAGTGACACGCTGGAGCAGCGCGGCGAGGTCGTGATCCGCGGCGAGGGCGACAATGCCTGGAAGATCGAGCACATCGAGACCGGCTCGAAGTTCCGGGCGCTGGCCAACGGCGAGGCGGTGTCTGGCCCGCGGCCCACCGCCGTGCTGGCCGACGAGATCCACGAGTTCAAGGCCAACGCGGCCATCGAGACGTGGCGGCGGGCGGTGGCGAAGATGCCGGGCGACGCGCTGATGCTGCTCGGCACCAACACGCCGGCCACGACGCAGATCGTTGGCACGGATTACTCGGAGTTCTACCAGAAGGTAGCGCGGGGCGAGATCCAGGATGACGAGGCGTTCGCCTTCATCGCCCGGGTCGACAAGGCCGACCGCGAGAGCGTGTTCGAGGACGAATCCTGCTGGCCGAAGGCGCTGCCGGCGCTGGGCATCACCTTCCCGATCGAGAACATCCGGGGCGAGGTGAACACGGCCAAGCAGTTGCTCTCGACGGCGCTGTCGGTGAAGCGGCTCTACTTCGGCATCCCGATCGGCGCCACCGCGTTCTGGATCGCTGAGGAGGCCTGGGTCGCGGTTCAGGGCAAGGTCGATGCGCAGGCGCTGCGTGGGCAGCCGTGCTGGCTGGCGCTGGACCTGTCCAAGAAGAACGACCTCACGGCCCTCACGGCGGTGTGGGTCGGGGGAGACGGGCACCACTTTGCCAAGACCTGGTACTGGACCACGCGGGAAGGGATTGCGGACCGGGCCCGGGCCGATCAGGCGCCCTATGACCAGTGGGCGGAGAGGCCTGAGGAGACGGGCTTGGTCGCCGTTCCGGGCGCGGTGATCGACAAGACCTTCGTGGCCGCCGAGGTGGCCCGCCTCGTCGCCGAGCACGACGTGCAGTTCCTGGCCTTCGACCCGGCCGGGATGGCGGATTTCGAGGCCGCCTGCGAGGAGATCGGGCTTCCGGTGTGGCGCTACCAGGGGCCGGGCGAGCCCGAAGGCGAGGGGTTGAAGCTCGTCGCGCACGGCCAGGGCAAGCGCATCGTGTTCGAGGACCGGGCGCTGTGCATGCCGCGCTCGATCGAACGCCTGGAGGACCTGATCCTGACCGGCGGCATCGCGATCGACGCCTCCCCCGTCACCTACGCCTGCGCCGCCAACGCCCACGTCGATGCGGACGGCCAGGGCAACCGGGCCTTCGACAAGAAGCGGAGCCGGGGCCGCATCGACGGCCTCGTGACGATCGCGATGGCGGTCGGGGCAGCGTCGGCCGACCTGCCGGACAGCGGCCCGTCCGTCTACGAGACCCGCGGCATCCTGGAAATCGAGATCGACGCGATCTGA
- a CDS encoding phage portal protein gives MGLLASLFGAAAAPRFGPSASVSDGGWLIRAIGGGRTAAGTVVTEHSALRLPVVYACVNRISNPLARFPIKIMKPRAGGGSEEVTDHPLSRRLGLRPNDFMSSRTLRKTAQAHALLWGNGYMEIERNGRGQAVGLWPLLPWATQPVREDGVLVYRTTIDGQTFRLDHEDVLHIMDLSQDGYVGHSPVALAREALGLAQALEQFGGKFFANDAKSGGFLLHPGRLSAGAQANLRAQGPRGQRDPNAPRVEPGRTDPGAMLERQGGLDNAHRVKVLEEGMKYIQTTIPPEDAQFLGTREMQIAEIARMYDVPLILLQSHEKTTSWGSGIEQLMIGFVRQTVEPWVNAWEQEMNWKLFTEEERKQGYFVKFNMNALLRGDMMSRARFYQLLFGVGGLSPNDILTLEDMDPLGPEGDHHFVPVNMHTLKNAIDTVGVPQGGAVPPDPTQEARLAAVEGRVDELDVIAARLDALERAA, from the coding sequence ATGGGGCTGCTCGCCTCGCTCTTCGGCGCTGCGGCCGCGCCCCGCTTCGGCCCGTCAGCCTCCGTCTCGGACGGCGGCTGGCTCATCCGCGCCATCGGTGGCGGGCGCACCGCCGCTGGCACGGTCGTGACCGAGCACTCGGCCCTGCGGCTGCCGGTGGTCTACGCCTGCGTCAACCGCATCTCGAACCCGCTGGCCCGCTTCCCGATCAAGATCATGAAGCCCCGCGCCGGCGGGGGCAGCGAGGAGGTGACGGACCATCCCCTGTCGCGCCGGCTCGGCCTGCGGCCCAACGACTTCATGTCGTCGCGCACCCTGCGCAAGACGGCGCAGGCTCATGCTCTCCTGTGGGGCAACGGCTACATGGAGATCGAGCGCAACGGCCGCGGGCAGGCGGTCGGTCTCTGGCCGCTCCTGCCCTGGGCCACGCAGCCGGTGCGCGAGGACGGCGTGCTGGTCTACCGGACCACCATCGACGGGCAGACCTTCCGCCTCGACCACGAGGACGTCCTGCACATCATGGACCTCAGCCAGGACGGCTATGTGGGGCATTCGCCGGTGGCACTGGCCCGCGAGGCCTTGGGGCTCGCGCAGGCCCTTGAGCAGTTCGGCGGCAAGTTCTTCGCCAACGATGCCAAGAGCGGCGGCTTCCTCCTGCATCCCGGCCGGCTCTCGGCCGGCGCACAGGCGAACCTGAGGGCGCAGGGACCGCGCGGGCAGCGCGACCCGAACGCTCCGCGGGTCGAGCCGGGGCGCACCGACCCCGGCGCGATGCTGGAGCGCCAGGGCGGCCTCGACAACGCGCACCGGGTCAAGGTGCTCGAGGAGGGCATGAAGTACATCCAGACGACGATCCCGCCCGAGGATGCGCAGTTCCTCGGCACCCGCGAGATGCAGATCGCGGAAATCGCGCGGATGTACGATGTGCCGCTGATCCTGCTGCAGAGCCACGAGAAGACGACGTCGTGGGGCTCCGGCATCGAGCAGCTGATGATCGGCTTCGTCCGTCAGACCGTCGAGCCCTGGGTGAATGCCTGGGAGCAGGAGATGAACTGGAAGCTCTTCACGGAAGAGGAGCGAAAGCAGGGATACTTCGTCAAGTTCAACATGAACGCGCTCCTGCGCGGCGACATGATGAGCCGGGCCCGGTTCTACCAGCTTCTGTTCGGCGTGGGCGGCCTCTCGCCCAATGATATCCTGACGCTGGAGGACATGGACCCGCTCGGCCCCGAAGGCGATCACCACTTCGTGCCGGTCAACATGCACACCCTCAAGAACGCGATCGACACCGTCGGCGTGCCCCAGGGCGGTGCCGTGCCTCCCGATCCGACCCAGGAGGCGCGGCTGGCCGCCGTGGAGGGGCGCGTGGACGAGCTCGACGTCATCGCTGCCCGTCTCGACGCTTTGGAGCGCGCCGCATGA
- a CDS encoding S49 family peptidase, whose translation MKYGHILMAVTEERWALREAKLQEIVAFLEAQADGVKFSAEEVQARISNAQAKEVARREGAVAVLPLRGVIANRMNLMGDISGGTSAEAFRHAFQGALRDPEVKAIVLDVDSPGGAVSGSDELSSMIFAARGTKPIVAHVDATAASAAYWIASAADEVVVTPTGAVGSIGVFGIHDDLSGAREKLGVKRTIISAGRFKADGVAGPLDDAALARRQARVEAAYDMFVRAVARNRNVSLSAVRDGFGQGDMVDAAPAVAEGMADRLGTLDETLQRLGASQYRPAPAARRAGVAPRRALRALDLS comes from the coding sequence ATGAAGTACGGTCACATTCTGATGGCGGTCACGGAAGAGCGCTGGGCCCTGCGCGAGGCGAAGCTGCAGGAGATCGTCGCCTTCCTGGAGGCGCAGGCGGACGGGGTGAAGTTCTCGGCGGAGGAGGTGCAGGCCCGCATCTCGAACGCGCAGGCGAAGGAGGTGGCGCGCCGCGAGGGCGCGGTGGCGGTGCTGCCGCTGCGCGGGGTCATCGCCAACCGCATGAACCTGATGGGCGACATCTCGGGCGGCACGTCCGCCGAGGCGTTCCGGCACGCCTTCCAGGGGGCGCTGCGCGATCCCGAGGTGAAGGCGATCGTGCTGGATGTGGACAGCCCTGGCGGCGCCGTCAGCGGTTCGGACGAACTGTCGAGCATGATCTTCGCGGCCCGCGGCACGAAGCCGATCGTGGCGCATGTCGACGCCACGGCGGCCTCGGCGGCCTACTGGATCGCCTCCGCCGCCGACGAGGTGGTGGTGACGCCGACCGGCGCGGTCGGGTCCATCGGCGTCTTCGGCATTCACGACGACCTGTCCGGCGCCCGCGAGAAGCTGGGGGTGAAGCGCACCATCATCAGCGCCGGCCGGTTCAAGGCCGATGGCGTGGCCGGCCCGCTCGATGACGCGGCGCTGGCCCGCCGCCAGGCCCGGGTGGAGGCCGCCTACGACATGTTCGTGCGGGCCGTGGCCCGCAACCGCAACGTCAGCCTGTCGGCGGTGCGCGACGGCTTCGGCCAGGGCGACATGGTGGATGCCGCGCCCGCCGTGGCGGAGGGCATGGCGGACCGCCTCGGCACCCTCGACGAGACGCTGCAACGCCTCGGAGCGAGCCAGTACCGGCCCGCTCCGGCCGCTCGCCGGGCCGGCGTCGCGCCGCGGCGTGCCCTGCGAGCGCTCGACCTTTCCTGA
- a CDS encoding phage major capsid protein — translation MKSNRPAVLLAAAAFVCLGVLVVCGIHGDPAAFAPYLHGLPTAVLAAPAMAALEAPLRALQEKRAGIVARMREILQAAEAEDRDLTAEEAESYDGLKADKDALDRRIARLEEQAGHEAALEETRPAVSRRAGPQPVRRHGEASTQFESLGEFMHAVRFRPNDQRLDFHEGIGASEAEGALSAEMRMDDGPSGGFAIPPQFRTELMSVRPQDSIVRSRANVLPAGSPPDAPVVIPALDQTGDAPQGMFGGVKVTWIEEGGEKPETDLKLREIMLTPHEVAGTITIGDKLLRNWQTSDTLLRTQLRGAVSAAEDYAFLRGNGVGRPLGAIHAPAAYKVPRAQATKVTYVDLVTMLSRLLMRGSNPVWSAPQAVLPQIMLLKDDQGRLIWQPNAQDGIPGTLLGYPLIWNNRAPLLGTLGDVVLADWSSYLIKDGSGPYVAASEHVHFTRNKTVIKVFWNVDGAPWLTEPIKEENGYAVSPFVVLDVPAA, via the coding sequence ATGAAATCGAACCGACCGGCGGTTCTGCTCGCAGCAGCCGCGTTCGTGTGCCTCGGCGTCCTCGTCGTCTGCGGCATCCATGGCGACCCCGCCGCCTTCGCTCCGTACCTGCACGGCCTTCCCACCGCTGTGCTTGCCGCCCCGGCCATGGCCGCCCTCGAGGCGCCGCTTCGCGCCCTCCAGGAAAAGCGGGCCGGGATCGTCGCGCGCATGCGCGAGATCCTTCAGGCCGCCGAGGCCGAGGACCGCGACCTCACGGCCGAGGAGGCGGAGAGCTACGATGGCCTGAAGGCCGACAAGGATGCTCTTGATCGGCGCATCGCGCGCCTGGAGGAGCAGGCCGGGCATGAGGCCGCGTTGGAGGAGACGCGCCCGGCGGTGTCCCGCCGCGCCGGTCCTCAGCCGGTCCGGCGGCACGGCGAGGCCTCGACGCAGTTCGAGAGCCTGGGCGAGTTCATGCACGCCGTGCGCTTCCGGCCGAACGACCAGCGCCTCGACTTCCACGAGGGCATCGGCGCCTCGGAAGCAGAAGGTGCCCTGAGCGCCGAGATGCGGATGGACGACGGGCCCTCCGGCGGCTTCGCGATTCCGCCGCAGTTCCGCACCGAGCTGATGTCGGTGCGCCCGCAGGACTCGATCGTGCGGTCGCGCGCGAACGTGCTGCCCGCCGGCTCGCCGCCGGATGCCCCGGTGGTGATCCCGGCCCTCGATCAGACTGGCGACGCCCCGCAGGGGATGTTCGGCGGCGTGAAGGTGACCTGGATCGAGGAGGGCGGGGAGAAGCCCGAGACCGACCTCAAGCTGCGCGAGATCATGCTGACGCCGCACGAGGTCGCCGGCACGATCACGATCGGCGACAAGCTGCTGCGCAACTGGCAGACCTCCGATACCCTGCTGCGCACCCAGCTGCGCGGCGCGGTCTCGGCGGCGGAGGACTACGCCTTCCTGCGCGGCAATGGCGTCGGCCGGCCGCTCGGCGCGATCCATGCGCCGGCGGCCTACAAGGTGCCGCGGGCGCAGGCGACCAAGGTCACCTACGTCGACCTCGTCACCATGCTCTCGCGGCTGCTGATGCGCGGCAGCAACCCCGTGTGGAGCGCGCCGCAGGCCGTCTTGCCGCAGATCATGCTGCTCAAGGACGACCAGGGCCGCCTCATCTGGCAGCCGAACGCGCAGGACGGCATTCCCGGCACCCTGCTCGGCTACCCGCTGATCTGGAACAACCGGGCGCCGCTGCTCGGCACGCTCGGCGACGTCGTGCTGGCGGACTGGTCCTCGTACCTGATCAAGGACGGCTCCGGCCCCTACGTCGCGGCGTCGGAGCACGTGCACTTCACCCGCAACAAGACCGTGATCAAGGTCTTCTGGAACGTCGACGGCGCGCCCTGGCTCACCGAGCCGATCAAGGAGGAGAACGGCTACGCCGTCTCGCCCTTCGTCGTGCTCGACGTGCCCGCCGCGTGA
- a CDS encoding head-tail connector protein, which translates to MSPIVVTPPAPIVTLAQAKRHLRVEHDDDNGYISDLVEVATAWLDGPDGWLGRALGEQVLEIVFPAVLAPGDRVYPCPPFRAVESETPSADGQSITVRYRAGYPETGTGSDARSTVPAPIRHAILLMVGHFYTNRLPVTPAGGMSELPLGVDALLSPYRGWG; encoded by the coding sequence ATGTCCCCGATCGTCGTCACGCCGCCCGCTCCGATCGTCACGCTGGCGCAGGCGAAGCGGCACCTGCGCGTCGAGCACGACGACGATAATGGCTACATCTCCGACCTGGTGGAGGTGGCGACGGCCTGGCTCGACGGGCCGGACGGCTGGCTCGGCCGGGCGCTCGGGGAACAGGTCCTGGAGATCGTCTTCCCGGCCGTTCTCGCCCCCGGCGACCGCGTCTATCCGTGCCCGCCGTTCCGGGCCGTGGAGAGCGAGACGCCCTCGGCGGACGGGCAGAGCATCACCGTCCGCTACCGCGCCGGCTATCCAGAGACGGGAACCGGGAGCGACGCCAGGAGCACGGTTCCGGCGCCGATCCGGCACGCGATCCTGCTCATGGTCGGGCATTTCTACACCAACCGCCTGCCTGTCACCCCAGCCGGAGGAATGAGCGAGTTGCCTCTGGGGGTCGACGCGCTGCTGTCGCCTTACCGGGGGTGGGGCTGA
- a CDS encoding phage head completion protein, with translation MTFRQRPVIGDGTDRGDYADAFKAWANYRQESAREAAEGGRAQDVETGTLTIRDSPQARTVTSADRVVILGREFGIEGVGLPDRRTGMITMRISSNMGGQ, from the coding sequence GTGACGTTTCGTCAGCGGCCGGTGATCGGCGACGGCACCGACCGCGGCGACTACGCCGATGCCTTCAAGGCCTGGGCGAACTACCGGCAGGAGAGCGCCCGCGAAGCCGCAGAGGGTGGCCGAGCGCAGGACGTTGAGACCGGCACGCTCACCATCCGCGACAGTCCCCAAGCCCGCACCGTCACCAGCGCCGATCGGGTGGTGATCCTAGGCCGCGAGTTCGGGATCGAGGGCGTCGGCCTGCCCGACCGCCGCACCGGCATGATCACGATGCGCATCTCGTCCAACATGGGAGGGCAGTGA
- a CDS encoding HK97 gp10 family phage protein, translating into MVDITATLGAIGQGFSAFDLAPQARAFRTAPGVLSGLRLIDTVTGVVGVERISGQLAKYLVTLATRSDHAAEQAAADMVEMMRARAPRDTGTLFSGISWRKEGRLITVEATAVNGDDEYARFVEFGHRVGGTGHADAGFFDLEDHSALRPRGSSAGPTDVEPKPFFWNSVREGLAQLYSGAAAAAREEGL; encoded by the coding sequence ATGGTCGACATCACCGCGACCCTTGGCGCGATCGGCCAGGGGTTCTCCGCCTTCGATCTGGCGCCCCAGGCGCGCGCCTTCCGGACCGCGCCCGGCGTGCTGTCCGGCCTGCGCCTCATCGACACCGTCACGGGCGTGGTCGGGGTGGAGCGCATCTCGGGCCAACTCGCGAAGTACCTCGTGACGCTCGCCACTCGCTCCGACCACGCCGCCGAGCAGGCTGCGGCCGACATGGTGGAGATGATGCGTGCCAGGGCGCCGCGGGACACCGGCACGCTCTTCAGCGGCATCAGCTGGCGCAAGGAAGGTCGGCTGATCACCGTCGAGGCGACCGCGGTGAACGGGGACGACGAGTATGCCCGCTTCGTCGAATTCGGGCACCGGGTCGGCGGCACGGGCCATGCCGACGCGGGATTCTTCGACCTCGAGGACCACAGTGCACTTCGCCCACGCGGCTCCTCCGCCGGGCCGACCGACGTCGAGCCCAAACCCTTCTTCTGGAATTCGGTCCGCGAGGGACTGGCTCAGCTCTACAGCGGCGCCGCGGCTGCGGCGCGGGAGGAAGGACTATGA
- a CDS encoding DUF3168 domain-containing protein has product MTPETALLGEVRRLLKADAGVTALVAGKVFDAVPNDRRPGQEAPYIYAGPINRQRVYLECGTAWQIRMRIYAVTTTSGRDQGWEVIEAIVQALDGKDADVVTIPAPFSLQNRLDVTQAGDVVDPLAPKSMFVDLTTTIARDTLIEEPLG; this is encoded by the coding sequence ATGACCCCGGAAACCGCCCTCCTCGGCGAGGTGCGCCGCCTGCTCAAGGCCGATGCGGGCGTCACCGCCCTCGTGGCCGGCAAGGTGTTCGACGCCGTGCCGAACGACCGCAGGCCCGGCCAGGAGGCTCCCTACATCTACGCGGGCCCGATCAACCGGCAGCGGGTCTACCTCGAATGCGGGACGGCTTGGCAGATCCGGATGCGGATCTACGCCGTCACCACAACCTCCGGTCGCGATCAGGGCTGGGAGGTGATCGAGGCCATCGTGCAGGCCCTGGACGGCAAGGACGCGGACGTCGTGACGATCCCGGCGCCCTTCAGCCTTCAGAACCGCCTCGACGTCACCCAGGCCGGCGACGTCGTCGATCCCCTCGCCCCCAAGTCGATGTTCGTGGACCTCACCACCACGATCGCCCGTGACACCCTCATCGAGGAGCCGCTTGGATGA
- a CDS encoding gene transfer agent family protein — MSETDTSRTLVRAPFGGRERSFQLRLGEIAELERLCNAGIGEIMLRLATHRFGVNDVWEPIRLGLEGAGASAVEAQALVMRYHPPVYPVADFLDLAAQIVRAAVSGVPQGKAETEGGSAAAPETSPST, encoded by the coding sequence ATGAGCGAGACCGACACCTCGCGCACGCTCGTGCGGGCGCCCTTCGGCGGTCGCGAGCGCTCGTTCCAGCTGCGACTCGGCGAGATCGCCGAACTGGAGCGGCTGTGCAACGCCGGCATCGGCGAGATCATGCTGCGGCTCGCCACCCACCGGTTCGGGGTCAACGACGTGTGGGAGCCGATCCGGCTCGGGCTGGAGGGTGCCGGTGCATCGGCCGTCGAGGCCCAGGCCCTGGTGATGCGCTATCACCCTCCCGTCTACCCGGTCGCCGACTTCCTCGACCTCGCGGCGCAGATCGTGAGGGCTGCGGTGAGCGGTGTCCCTCAGGGAAAAGCCGAGACGGAGGGGGGCAGCGCAGCCGCCCCGGAGACCTCTCCGTCTACATAG
- a CDS encoding DUF2460 domain-containing protein: MAAPFHEVRFPLSLSYGSRGGPERRTEIVTLGSGDEERNSLWRHSRRSYNAGPALRRAEDIALLLAFFEERRGPLYGFRWRDTFDHASCALGQQPAPTDQPLGTGDGSTTVFPLAKTYGGAFAPYLRPILKPVAGSVRIAVAGTELAPTGFSVDPTTGRVTLAAAPAPGAAVTAGFLFDVPVRFASDRLEIDHQAVLAGVVADIPVIELRR, translated from the coding sequence ATGGCCGCGCCCTTCCACGAGGTGCGCTTTCCCTTGAGCCTCTCCTACGGCTCGCGCGGCGGGCCCGAGCGGCGCACCGAGATCGTCACGCTGGGCTCGGGCGACGAGGAGCGCAACAGCCTCTGGCGCCACTCCCGCCGCTCCTACAATGCCGGCCCGGCGCTGCGCCGGGCCGAGGACATCGCCCTGCTGCTGGCCTTCTTCGAGGAGCGCCGCGGGCCGCTCTACGGCTTCCGCTGGCGCGACACCTTCGACCATGCCTCCTGTGCGCTTGGCCAGCAGCCGGCCCCCACCGACCAGCCGCTCGGCACCGGCGACGGCAGCACCACGGTGTTCCCGCTCGCCAAGACCTATGGCGGCGCCTTCGCTCCCTATCTCCGCCCCATCCTCAAGCCGGTCGCCGGCTCCGTGCGCATCGCAGTCGCCGGCACCGAGCTCGCCCCCACCGGCTTCTCCGTCGATCCCACCACCGGGCGCGTCACCCTGGCCGCGGCGCCGGCGCCGGGTGCTGCCGTCACCGCCGGCTTCCTGTTCGATGTGCCGGTGCGCTTCGCCAGCGACCGCCTCGAGATCGACCACCAGGCCGTGCTGGCCGGCGTGGTCGCCGACATTCCGGTGATCGAGCTGCGCCGATGA
- a CDS encoding DUF2163 domain-containing protein yields the protein MKTLPPGLAASLASGVTTLCRCWILTRSDGQRLGFTDHDEDVTCDGVLCSAESGATGSALEQSAGLAVDSLEIMGALSSGRLAEAELARGLYDGAAVAVWWLDWAAPAHAVLILSGTIGEVSRGCTGFTAEVRGLADRLAQPCGRLYQRSCDALFGDPRCGIDATSATYQGSGRVTAVRSARALVAAGLEAYRTDWFTAGHLVWASGANAGAVVEVRAHLRSGASALLELWEPMPAPMAAGDSFTLTAGCDKSFTSCRAKFGNGVHFRGFPDLPGNDYAVSASPAGAQNDGGRL from the coding sequence ATGAAGACGCTCCCGCCCGGCCTCGCGGCCAGCCTCGCCAGCGGCGTCACCACCCTGTGCCGCTGCTGGATCCTCACCCGCAGCGACGGCCAGCGCCTCGGCTTCACGGATCACGACGAGGACGTGACCTGTGACGGCGTGCTCTGCTCGGCCGAGAGCGGCGCCACCGGCAGCGCCCTCGAGCAGAGCGCGGGGCTCGCCGTCGACAGCCTGGAGATCATGGGCGCGCTGAGCAGCGGGCGCCTGGCCGAGGCCGAGCTCGCCCGCGGCCTCTACGACGGTGCCGCCGTCGCGGTGTGGTGGCTGGACTGGGCCGCCCCGGCCCATGCGGTGCTCATCCTGTCCGGCACCATCGGCGAGGTCTCGCGCGGCTGCACCGGCTTCACCGCCGAGGTGCGCGGGCTCGCCGATCGGCTGGCTCAGCCCTGCGGCCGGCTCTACCAGCGCTCCTGCGATGCCCTGTTCGGCGATCCCCGCTGCGGGATCGACGCCACATCGGCCACCTATCAGGGCAGCGGCCGCGTCACCGCCGTGCGCTCCGCCCGCGCGCTCGTCGCCGCGGGCCTCGAGGCCTACCGCACCGACTGGTTCACCGCCGGCCACCTGGTCTGGGCCTCCGGCGCCAATGCCGGGGCAGTCGTCGAGGTGCGCGCCCACCTGCGTTCCGGAGCGAGCGCCTTGCTCGAGCTGTGGGAGCCGATGCCGGCCCCGATGGCGGCCGGCGACAGCTTCACGCTCACGGCCGGCTGCGACAAGTCCTTCACGAGTTGCCGGGCCAAGTTCGGCAATGGCGTCCACTTCCGCGGCTTCCCGGATCTGCCGGGCAACGACTACGCGGTGTCGGCCAGCCCGGCGGGAGCGCAGAATGACGGCGGACGCCTCTGA
- a CDS encoding NlpC/P60 family protein has translation MTADASDRTRARVVALARTWLATPYHHQAALKGVGCDCLGLLRGVYAELYGCAPEAPPPYSASWAEDHGSETLREAARRHLEEIPIPQAEAGDVLLFRWRDGLPAKHCAILSGPSRMIHAYDGHAVLESGIPPAWSRRIAHAFRFPEIAR, from the coding sequence ATGACGGCGGACGCCTCTGATCGCACCCGCGCGCGGGTCGTTGCGCTCGCCCGGACGTGGCTCGCCACCCCCTACCATCATCAGGCCGCGCTCAAGGGGGTGGGCTGCGACTGCCTCGGCCTGCTGCGCGGCGTCTATGCCGAGCTGTACGGCTGCGCGCCCGAAGCGCCGCCGCCCTACAGCGCGAGCTGGGCCGAGGATCACGGCAGCGAGACGCTGCGCGAGGCGGCCCGCCGCCACCTTGAGGAAATCCCGATCCCGCAGGCGGAAGCCGGTGACGTGCTGCTGTTCCGCTGGCGCGACGGGCTGCCGGCCAAGCACTGCGCCATCCTCTCCGGCCCCAGCCGGATGATCCACGCCTATGACGGCCATGCCGTCCTGGAGAGCGGGATCCCGCCGGCCTGGAGCCGGCGCATCGCGCATGCCTTCCGCTTTCCGGAGATCGCCCGATGA